The Nicotiana tabacum cultivar K326 chromosome 14, ASM71507v2, whole genome shotgun sequence genome contains a region encoding:
- the LOC107803018 gene encoding putative linoleate 9S-lipoxygenase 5 isoform X2 translates to MLDKLLQVVCGKNHEPTIEDNNFNNNTNGKKVRGTVVLMKKNVLDLKDVGASFLDRVHEVFGKGVSLQLISADHAESGNGCKGKLGKPAFLEKWMSTLTSISAGDATFNVTFDWDESMGVPGAFIIKNYHHSQFYLRTVILEDVPGHGQLHFVCNSWVYPAHRYKYNRVFFSNKTYLPSNTPEPLRPYREEELLNLRGSGSGMLKEWDRVYDYAFYNDLGFPDKGPESVRPVLGGSKEYPYPRRGRTSRRPTKTDPNSESRLPPLGLNIYVPRDERFTHVKLSDFLAYAVKSLGQVLIPEIVALFDKTFNEFDSFEDVLKLYEGGIKLPDHHLNKLRQCIPWEMLKELVRSDGEPFLKFPMPDVIKVDRSAWRTDEEFGREMLAGVNPVIIRRLQEFPPASKLDPKVYGNQTSSITREDIEKNMDELTVDEAIEYNKLFILDHHDALMPYLRRINTTNTKTYASRTLLFLQDNGTLRPLAIELSLPHPQGDKHGATSLVFTPADEGVEGSVWQLAKAYAAVNDSGYHQLVSHWLNTHAVIEPFVIATNRHLSVLHPIFKLLQPHFRDTMYINALARQILINAGGVLELTVFPGKYAMEMSSIVYKNWVFTEQGLPADLLKRGVAVPDSSQPFGLRLLIEDYPFAVDGLEIWSAIEAWVNDYCSFYYPTDDMIQDDTELQSWWTEVRNEGHGDLKDEPWWPQMQTRAELAEACTIIIWVASALHAAVNFGQYPYAGYLPNRPTVSRRFMPEPGTPEYAELESNPDLAFLKTITAQFQTLLGVSLIEILSRHSSDEIYLGQRDTPEWTSDIQPRQAFQRFHDRLVEVENRIVERNNDSRWKNRNGPVKVPYMLLYPNASGDNSESGLTGKGIPNSVSI, encoded by the exons ATGCTGGACAAATTGCTTCAAGTGGTTTGTGGCAAGAACCATGAGCCTACAATAGAAGATAACAACTTTAACAATAATACCAATGGGAAGAAAGTCAGAGGGACAGTTGTATTGATGAAAAAGAATGTCTTGGACTTGAAGGATGTTGGTGCTTCTTTCCTTGATAGAGTTCATGAAGTCTTTGGCAAAGGTGTCTCTTTGCAGCTCATCAGTGCTGACCATGCAGAATCTG GAAATGGATGTAAAGGGAAGTTGGGAAAACCAGCATTCTTGGAGAAATGGATGTCCACTTTGACTTCAATATCAGCGGGAGATGCTACATTTAATGTGACATTTGACTGGGATGAGTCCATGGGAGTTCCTGGAGCTTTCATAATCAAAAACTATCACCACAGCCAGTTTTACCTCAGGACAGTCATTTTAGAAGATGTTCCTGGACATGGTCAACTTCATTTTGTGTGTAATTCATGGGTGTATCCAGCACATCGCTACAAATACAACCGAGTATTTTTTTCAAACAAG ACATACCTGCCAAGCAACACACCGGAACCCCTTCGACCATACAGGGAAGAGGAGCTTCTTAATCTTCGTGGAAGCGGTTCAGGCATGCTCAAGGAGTGGGACAGAGTGTATGATTATGCATTCTACAATGATCTAGGATTTCCAGATAAGGGGCCGGAATCTGTTCGTCCTGTGCTTGGTGGGTCGAAGGAATACCCATATCCTCGTAGAGGCAGGACAAGCCGTCGACCAACTAAAACAG ATCCTAACTCAGAGAGCCGGTTGCCACCTTTAGGTTTGAACATATATGTTCCACGGGACGAACGTTTCACTCATGTGAAGCTTTCGGATTTCCTTGCATATGCTGTTAAATCTCTGGGTCAGGTCCTCATTCCTGAGATTGTTGCTTTATTTGACAAAACCTTCAACGAGTTTGATAGCTTTGAAGACGTACTCAAGCTCTATGAAGGTGGAATTAAGCTGCCTGACCATCATTTAAACAAACTCAGGCAATGTATCCCATGGGAGATGCTCAAAGAACTAGTCCGCTCCGATGGTGAACCATTTCTCAAATTTCCGATGCCTGATGTAATCAAAG TGGATAGGTCTGCCTGGAGGACAGATGAAGAGTTTGGACGGGAAATGCTAGCTGGAGTCAACCCTGTTATCATTCGACGTCTTCAG GAGTTTCCCCCAGCTAGCAAGTTGGATCCTAAAGTATATGGTAATCAGACCAGTTCAATCACAAGGGAGGACATAGAGAAAAACATGGATGAACTAACTGTAGATGAA GCAATTGAGTATAATAAGCTCTTCATTTTGGACCATCATGATGCGTTGATGCCTTATCTCAGACGGATTAATACAACAAATACAAAGACGTATGCCAGTCGGACTCTCCTTTTTCTTCAAGATAATGGAACATTGAGGCCACTTGCAATTGAGTTGAGCTTACCTCATCCACAAGGAGATAAACATGGTGCCACCAGCCTTGTATTTACACCAGCCGACGAAGGTGTTGAAGGCTCTGTCTGGCAGCTGGCCAAAGCTTATGCCGCTGTAAATGACTCTGGCTATCATCAGCTCGTCAGTCATTG GTTAAATACTCATGCAGTTATAGAGCCATTTGTGATTGCTACAAATAGACATTTGAGCGTACTTCATCCAATATTCAAGCTATTACAACCTCATTTCCGCGATACCATGTATATTAATGCTTTGGCTCGGCAGATTCTCATAAATGCAGGTGGAGTACTTGAGCTGACAGTTTTTCCGGGTAAATATGCCATGGAGATGTCTTCTATTGTCTATAAGAACTGGGTGTTCACCGAGCAAGGACTCCCTGCTGATCTGCTTAAGAG AGGAGTAGCAGTGCCAGACTCAAGCCAGCCCTTTGGCCTTAGACTTCTAATAGAGGATTATCCTTTTGCTGTAGATGGGCTTGAGATCTGGTCAGCAATTGAAGCCTGGGTAAATGACTACTGTTCATTCTATTACCCAACAGACGACATGATCCAAGATGATACTGAGCTCCAGTCATGGTGGACGGAAGTTCGCAATGAAGGTCATGGTGACTTGAAAGATGAACCATGGTGGCCTCAGATGCAGACCCGAGCTGAACTCGCCGAAGCATGCACAATTATCATATGGGTGGCTTCTGCTCTTCACGCAGCTGTCAACTTCGGGCAGTATCCTTATGCTGGTTACCTCCCAAATCGCCCAACCGTAAGCCGCCGATTCATGCCTGAGCCAGGCACCCCTGAATATGCTGAGCTTGAGTCAAACCCTGACCTTGCCTTCCTGAAGACAATCACAGCCCAGTTCCAAACTCTGCTAGGTGTTTCTTTAATAGAAATATTGTCACGACATTCTTCAGATGAGATATATCTGGGACAGAGAGATACTCCCGAGTGGACCTCAGATATTCAACCGCGACAGGCATTTCAAAGATTCCATGACAGATTAGTCGAAGTGGAGAACAGAATAGTGGAAAGGAACAATGACAGCAGATGGAAGAATCGCAACGGACCAGTAAAGGTGCCATATATGTTGCTATACCCCAATGCCTCAGGTGACAATAGTGAAAGTGGACTTACTGGAAAAGGAATTCCCAATAGTGTCTCAATTTGA
- the LOC107803018 gene encoding putative linoleate 9S-lipoxygenase 5 isoform X1, translating into MGIFPPCSAEMLDKLLQVVCGKNHEPTIEDNNFNNNTNGKKVRGTVVLMKKNVLDLKDVGASFLDRVHEVFGKGVSLQLISADHAESGNGCKGKLGKPAFLEKWMSTLTSISAGDATFNVTFDWDESMGVPGAFIIKNYHHSQFYLRTVILEDVPGHGQLHFVCNSWVYPAHRYKYNRVFFSNKTYLPSNTPEPLRPYREEELLNLRGSGSGMLKEWDRVYDYAFYNDLGFPDKGPESVRPVLGGSKEYPYPRRGRTSRRPTKTDPNSESRLPPLGLNIYVPRDERFTHVKLSDFLAYAVKSLGQVLIPEIVALFDKTFNEFDSFEDVLKLYEGGIKLPDHHLNKLRQCIPWEMLKELVRSDGEPFLKFPMPDVIKVDRSAWRTDEEFGREMLAGVNPVIIRRLQEFPPASKLDPKVYGNQTSSITREDIEKNMDELTVDEAIEYNKLFILDHHDALMPYLRRINTTNTKTYASRTLLFLQDNGTLRPLAIELSLPHPQGDKHGATSLVFTPADEGVEGSVWQLAKAYAAVNDSGYHQLVSHWLNTHAVIEPFVIATNRHLSVLHPIFKLLQPHFRDTMYINALARQILINAGGVLELTVFPGKYAMEMSSIVYKNWVFTEQGLPADLLKRGVAVPDSSQPFGLRLLIEDYPFAVDGLEIWSAIEAWVNDYCSFYYPTDDMIQDDTELQSWWTEVRNEGHGDLKDEPWWPQMQTRAELAEACTIIIWVASALHAAVNFGQYPYAGYLPNRPTVSRRFMPEPGTPEYAELESNPDLAFLKTITAQFQTLLGVSLIEILSRHSSDEIYLGQRDTPEWTSDIQPRQAFQRFHDRLVEVENRIVERNNDSRWKNRNGPVKVPYMLLYPNASGDNSESGLTGKGIPNSVSI; encoded by the exons ATGGGGATCTTTCCACCATGTTCTGCAGAGATGCTGGACAAATTGCTTCAAGTGGTTTGTGGCAAGAACCATGAGCCTACAATAGAAGATAACAACTTTAACAATAATACCAATGGGAAGAAAGTCAGAGGGACAGTTGTATTGATGAAAAAGAATGTCTTGGACTTGAAGGATGTTGGTGCTTCTTTCCTTGATAGAGTTCATGAAGTCTTTGGCAAAGGTGTCTCTTTGCAGCTCATCAGTGCTGACCATGCAGAATCTG GAAATGGATGTAAAGGGAAGTTGGGAAAACCAGCATTCTTGGAGAAATGGATGTCCACTTTGACTTCAATATCAGCGGGAGATGCTACATTTAATGTGACATTTGACTGGGATGAGTCCATGGGAGTTCCTGGAGCTTTCATAATCAAAAACTATCACCACAGCCAGTTTTACCTCAGGACAGTCATTTTAGAAGATGTTCCTGGACATGGTCAACTTCATTTTGTGTGTAATTCATGGGTGTATCCAGCACATCGCTACAAATACAACCGAGTATTTTTTTCAAACAAG ACATACCTGCCAAGCAACACACCGGAACCCCTTCGACCATACAGGGAAGAGGAGCTTCTTAATCTTCGTGGAAGCGGTTCAGGCATGCTCAAGGAGTGGGACAGAGTGTATGATTATGCATTCTACAATGATCTAGGATTTCCAGATAAGGGGCCGGAATCTGTTCGTCCTGTGCTTGGTGGGTCGAAGGAATACCCATATCCTCGTAGAGGCAGGACAAGCCGTCGACCAACTAAAACAG ATCCTAACTCAGAGAGCCGGTTGCCACCTTTAGGTTTGAACATATATGTTCCACGGGACGAACGTTTCACTCATGTGAAGCTTTCGGATTTCCTTGCATATGCTGTTAAATCTCTGGGTCAGGTCCTCATTCCTGAGATTGTTGCTTTATTTGACAAAACCTTCAACGAGTTTGATAGCTTTGAAGACGTACTCAAGCTCTATGAAGGTGGAATTAAGCTGCCTGACCATCATTTAAACAAACTCAGGCAATGTATCCCATGGGAGATGCTCAAAGAACTAGTCCGCTCCGATGGTGAACCATTTCTCAAATTTCCGATGCCTGATGTAATCAAAG TGGATAGGTCTGCCTGGAGGACAGATGAAGAGTTTGGACGGGAAATGCTAGCTGGAGTCAACCCTGTTATCATTCGACGTCTTCAG GAGTTTCCCCCAGCTAGCAAGTTGGATCCTAAAGTATATGGTAATCAGACCAGTTCAATCACAAGGGAGGACATAGAGAAAAACATGGATGAACTAACTGTAGATGAA GCAATTGAGTATAATAAGCTCTTCATTTTGGACCATCATGATGCGTTGATGCCTTATCTCAGACGGATTAATACAACAAATACAAAGACGTATGCCAGTCGGACTCTCCTTTTTCTTCAAGATAATGGAACATTGAGGCCACTTGCAATTGAGTTGAGCTTACCTCATCCACAAGGAGATAAACATGGTGCCACCAGCCTTGTATTTACACCAGCCGACGAAGGTGTTGAAGGCTCTGTCTGGCAGCTGGCCAAAGCTTATGCCGCTGTAAATGACTCTGGCTATCATCAGCTCGTCAGTCATTG GTTAAATACTCATGCAGTTATAGAGCCATTTGTGATTGCTACAAATAGACATTTGAGCGTACTTCATCCAATATTCAAGCTATTACAACCTCATTTCCGCGATACCATGTATATTAATGCTTTGGCTCGGCAGATTCTCATAAATGCAGGTGGAGTACTTGAGCTGACAGTTTTTCCGGGTAAATATGCCATGGAGATGTCTTCTATTGTCTATAAGAACTGGGTGTTCACCGAGCAAGGACTCCCTGCTGATCTGCTTAAGAG AGGAGTAGCAGTGCCAGACTCAAGCCAGCCCTTTGGCCTTAGACTTCTAATAGAGGATTATCCTTTTGCTGTAGATGGGCTTGAGATCTGGTCAGCAATTGAAGCCTGGGTAAATGACTACTGTTCATTCTATTACCCAACAGACGACATGATCCAAGATGATACTGAGCTCCAGTCATGGTGGACGGAAGTTCGCAATGAAGGTCATGGTGACTTGAAAGATGAACCATGGTGGCCTCAGATGCAGACCCGAGCTGAACTCGCCGAAGCATGCACAATTATCATATGGGTGGCTTCTGCTCTTCACGCAGCTGTCAACTTCGGGCAGTATCCTTATGCTGGTTACCTCCCAAATCGCCCAACCGTAAGCCGCCGATTCATGCCTGAGCCAGGCACCCCTGAATATGCTGAGCTTGAGTCAAACCCTGACCTTGCCTTCCTGAAGACAATCACAGCCCAGTTCCAAACTCTGCTAGGTGTTTCTTTAATAGAAATATTGTCACGACATTCTTCAGATGAGATATATCTGGGACAGAGAGATACTCCCGAGTGGACCTCAGATATTCAACCGCGACAGGCATTTCAAAGATTCCATGACAGATTAGTCGAAGTGGAGAACAGAATAGTGGAAAGGAACAATGACAGCAGATGGAAGAATCGCAACGGACCAGTAAAGGTGCCATATATGTTGCTATACCCCAATGCCTCAGGTGACAATAGTGAAAGTGGACTTACTGGAAAAGGAATTCCCAATAGTGTCTCAATTTGA